A portion of the Haemorhous mexicanus isolate bHaeMex1 chromosome 3, bHaeMex1.pri, whole genome shotgun sequence genome contains these proteins:
- the PRSS35 gene encoding inactive serine protease 35, with protein MEHMLLLFIIFVPILGLSDGTETEQDFTWHLKKIPQIVRERTFSLDSPKFEAKTKLELNSVCGIECQRKLPVPSLSDLKSLLSYETVFENGTRTLTEVNVLGAVPDPAANTTTQRPLRKKRQIYGTDSRFSIYDKRFMTNFPFNTAVKISTGCSGILVSPKHVLTAAHCLHNGKDYVKGSKRLRVGLMKTKSRGNGRKRKGAKRSRRETSAAKEDPKAAAELRRPSKGHERKQRGSGRKQGTSDGMPSFQWTRVKSTHIPKGWFKGVSGDIALDYDYAVLELKRPHKRKYMELGISPTIKMMPGSMIHFSGFDNDRSGQLVYRFCSISDESNDLFYQYCDAEPGSTGSGIYLRLKEPNKKKWKRKIIAVYSGHQWVDINGEQQDYNVAVRITPLKYAQICFWIHGNDENCMQG; from the coding sequence atggagcACATGTTACTGCTGTTCATAATTTTCGTACCTATATTGGGTCTCAGTGATGGAACAGAAACGGAACAAGATTTTACTTGGCACTTAAAGAAGATTCCCCAGATTGTGAGAGAAAGAACTTTCTCCCTTGACAGCCCTAAATTTGAAGCAAAAACCAAATTAGAGCTGAACAGTGTATGCGGAATTGAATGTCAAAGAAAACTGCCAGTGCCAAGCTTGTCTGACTTGAAGAGCCTCTTATCCTATGAGACTGTTTTTGAAAACGGCACACGGACCCTGACTGAAGTGAATGTCCTCGGAGCAGTGCCTGACCCAGCTGCAAACACAACCACACAAAGGCCTttgaggaagaagaggcagaTATATGGGACAGACAGTAGGTTCAGCATCTATGACAAGAGGTTTATGACCAACTTTCCCTTCAACACAGCTGTGAAGATCTCCACGGGCTGCAGCGGCATTCTCGTTTCCCCCAAGCACGTGCTCACAGCAGCCCACTGCCTGCACAATGGCAAGGATTATGTTAAGGGCAGCAAGAGACTGAGGGTGGGCCTGATGAAGACGAAATCCAGAGGCAACGGCAGGAAACGCAAAGGTGCTAAAAGAAgtaggagagaaacttctgcgGCCAAAGAGGATCCCAAAGCCGCCGCAGAATTAAGGCGACCATCCAAAGGCCATGAGAGAAAGCAGAGGGGATCTGGGAGGAAGCAAGGGACCTCAGATGGCATGCCCTCCTTCCAGTGGACCCGGGTGAAGAGCACGCACATCCCAAAAGGCTGGTTTAAGGGTGTCTCTGGGGATATTGCCCTGGATTATGATTATGCTGTTCTTGAGCTCAAGCGTCCCCACAAAAGGAAATacatggagctgggaatcaGCCCAACAATCAAAATGATGCCTGGGAGCATGATCCACTTCTCAGGTTTTGACAATGATCGGTCTGGGCAGCTGGTCTATAGATTTTGTAGCATTTCTGATGAGTCCAATGATCTCTTCTATCAGTACTGTGATGCTGAGCCTGGCTCCACAGGATCTGGCATCTATCTCCGTCTGAAGGAGCCAAACAAAAAGAAGTGGAAACGCAAGATCATCGCTGTTTACTCAGGCCACCAGTGGGTGGACATCAATGGTGAACAGCAGGATTACAATGTAGCAGTACGAATTACTCCTCTCAAATATGCCCAGATTTGCTTCTGGATACATGGGAATGATGAGAATTGCATGCAAGGCTGA